The segment TATTTAACAGGGAAACCTGTTAACAAGTTTATTTCACTCAGGAAATTGTTAAAAATGGTATTGAAGTTATATTTACCACAATTCGTAACTTTATGAAAACCCACGTTTCCACCCGTACCAATATTCCTGAAATTACCGATGAAAACCCGCGTCCTTTGTGGTCGGTGATGATTCCTACCTATAATTGCGCCCGATATCTGCGTGAAACGCTGAAAAGTGTATTAACACAGGCTCCCGGCCCAGAAAGTATGCAGATTGAAGTAATTGATGATCACTCTTTTGATGACCCTGCATCTGTAGTTGCAGAACTGGGAGGCGAACGCGTTCGTTTCTATCAGCAACCAAAAAACGTTGGTCATATTGATAATTTTGCTACTTGTTTAAAACGGTCGCGCGGTAAATTAATACATTTATTGCATGGTGATGATTATGTGCTCCCTGGTTTTTATGAGAAAATGGCAAAGACATTTCTTCAGTGTCCGGATATTGGTGCCGCTTTTTGCCGGCATATTTTTATGGATAATCATGGTCATTGGCAAAGTATCTCTGACTTAGAGCAGCGCGAAAGCGGCATTTTAAAAAACTGGTTAGAAAAACTGGCCAGTGAACAACGCATAATGACGCCATCCATTGTGGTGAAAAGGGAGGTTTATGAAACATTGGGAGGATTTGATCAGCGGCTGATTTGCAGTGAAGACTGGGAAATGTGGGTGCGGATTGCAGTCCATTATCCAGTTTGGTATGAAACAGAACCTCTAGCCGTTTATCGGATGCACCCGGACTCTAATACAGGCCGTCACGTCCGCACCGGTGAAGATATGCGCTATACCTGTGAGGCGATTGATATATTTACTGCATATTTACCCGATGAAATTGCTTATCGGGTCTCCCGTCAGGCGAAAGAAACCTATGCCTTTTCCGCCCTGGAAATGGCATATTCGTTGTTTGTTCGGGGAGATATACCGGCGACGTTTATCCAAATGCGGGAAGCCATCCGGCTTAGCTCATCTTTCCGGGTGATTCGGCAAATAGTCAAGCTATTGGGAACAATCGGCATGTCCTCGATGAAGAAAATTATTATGGGTGGCAAAACACATCATTAGCAATTTTTTAATGTCTGTAAATCAAGAAAAACTTTTATGAATAAGGATAAAAAACCTATATTAATCACTGGTTCTCATCGTTCCGGCACAACCTGGGCAGGGAGGATGATTGCACACTCTCCCGAAGTGGCGTATATACACGAACCCTTCAGTGTATCCGATGCCCCCAGCAAAGGGATTTGTAATACAGAGTTCAAATACTGGTTTACTTATGTGACTGATGACAATGACAAGAATTATTACCAGCCTCTAAAGGATATGCTTGCATTCAAATATAACCTGATAGCATCCCTCAAAACCGCAAGAAATTTTTCAATGGTGAAACAGTTTTGGCAGGAATACCGGCAATGTGCCCGCTATCGCCACGCCGGAAGCATTCCTTTACTAAAAGATCCTATCGCCTTTTTTTCTGCCGAATGGTTACAGAAAAAATTTGCGATGAATATTATCGTTTTAATCAGACACCCCGCGGCATTTGTCAGCAGTATTAAAAAACTGAACTGGTCTCATCCCTTTTCTGACTTTTTGGCGCAGGATTTACTGATGAGAAACATTCTCTCCCCGTTTCGTGACGAAATTACTCATTATGCTAATTCCCAACCTTCCATTATAGATCAGGGGATTTTATTATGGAGAATTATTCATCATACCATTCTCCAGTATCAACAGCAGCATCCGCAATGGTTTTTTATCCGCCATGAAGACCTCTCACGGGAACCTTTAACTAATTTTGCGAAGATTTTTCAATATATCAACTTAGACATGACCGCAAAGATAATCAAGAGAATAGAAGAACATAGTGGATCAGAGAATCTACCGGATACCGATTCTCCATATACCCTGAAACGCAATAGTCAGTTAAATATCTGGAACTGGAAGAAAAGATTGACTCCGTCGGAAATCGTGTATATCAGAGACCATGTTGAAGGAGTATCCAAATTTTTTTATTCTGATGCAGATTGGTAGTAATTTTCTACAATGAATCAGCGTTGTCCGGTTAGAAATTTGCGCGTGCGATTTTTGTCATACCCGAACGCTTTTATCGGGTATCCAGTGGCCTCGGTTTTACTAGATTCCCGCTAAAAACATGCGGGAATGACATCAGTATGGCGCTAAGGTAAGATATGCAAATATCTAACCGGACAACGCTGACAATGAATTGAGTAAACGAAATAGGAAAATATATTATGGTATCTTCGCAAGAAATGGTCAAGGTAGCCCTCATTGGTTGTGGCGCTGTATCACAAAAATATTATGCCCCGGCTTTACAGGCACTGGAAAAAAGCCGTCTCCTGCAAGTCAAGGTCTTGTATGATCCCAACGAAGATAGTTTGGCCCACCTCCTGCAAAACTTTCCGGAAGCTTGTTGCGTCAGAGATTTGTCACAAATTTCCGCGCTGGGTATCGATCTGGCTATTATTGCTTCACCGCCCCGTTATCATGCCAGGCAGGCTTTGGAGTTACTCAGGACCGGTATTGCCGTGCTTTGTGAAAAACCGATAGCCGGCACTGTCGCTGAAGCACAAGCTATGATTGAGACAGCAGCAAAGACCTCTACTGTACTCGCTGTTGGTTTATTCCGGCGTTTCTTTCCGGCTACTCAAGCGATTCATAAAATTTTATCCGGGCAGATTCTGGGGGAAATTGAGTCTTTTGATTTCTCGGAGGGTGGTTATTTCCGGTGGCCTGTTAAATCTCCTGCTTATTTTAAAAAAGATACTTCTCAGGGCGGGGTGTTAATGGATATTGGGGTACATTTATTAGACTTAATGCAATGGTGGTTCGGGGAGCCGGCAGAAATTTTTTATGCAGATGATGCGATGGGAGGAGTAGAGGTTAATTGCTGGCTACACTGTAAGTTTGCCCAAGGTTTTACGGGGAAAATCAGATTAAGCCGTGATTGTCAATTGCCCAATCGTTATCTGATTCGTTGCAGTAAGGGCTGGATAATGTGGGAGGTAAATAATGCGGGAACGATTAAGCTGGGTTTTACCGGCGCTCAATTAGCCCTAAAATCCAAAATTTATCAAACTAACCCTGGGAAACCTGATCTGACTGCCGATAAACCTTGTTATAATTTTGAACAAAGTTTTGCAAGTCAGATCATAAATGTAGTGGATGCCTTACAAGGCAAACAATCTTTATTAGTACCGGCAGAGGAGGGCATTAAAAGTCTGAAGCTAATAGAATATTGCTATCAGCATCGTCATTTAATGCATACGCCCTGGTTGAATGAGCGGGAACTAATTACAGCACGACTCCTTAATCAACAATCCTGAGAACCCTATGGTAAAAATTGCTATTTTAGGAGCAAATGGCTTTATTGGCTGCCGGACAGTAGAAATGTTCCATCTGTTAAACTGGGCGGAGGTTCGTCCCGTGGTGCGGAATATTGCAAATCTGGCGAGTTTGTCTAAATTTGATCTAGATGGCCGTGTGGCTGATGGTTTTGACCAACCGGCTTTGACTCTGGCATTAC is part of the Candidatus Jettenia sp. AMX2 genome and harbors:
- a CDS encoding sulfotransferase; its protein translation is MNKDKKPILITGSHRSGTTWAGRMIAHSPEVAYIHEPFSVSDAPSKGICNTEFKYWFTYVTDDNDKNYYQPLKDMLAFKYNLIASLKTARNFSMVKQFWQEYRQCARYRHAGSIPLLKDPIAFFSAEWLQKKFAMNIIVLIRHPAAFVSSIKKLNWSHPFSDFLAQDLLMRNILSPFRDEITHYANSQPSIIDQGILLWRIIHHTILQYQQQHPQWFFIRHEDLSREPLTNFAKIFQYINLDMTAKIIKRIEEHSGSENLPDTDSPYTLKRNSQLNIWNWKKRLTPSEIVYIRDHVEGVSKFFYSDADW
- a CDS encoding glycosyltransferase; translation: MKTHVSTRTNIPEITDENPRPLWSVMIPTYNCARYLRETLKSVLTQAPGPESMQIEVIDDHSFDDPASVVAELGGERVRFYQQPKNVGHIDNFATCLKRSRGKLIHLLHGDDYVLPGFYEKMAKTFLQCPDIGAAFCRHIFMDNHGHWQSISDLEQRESGILKNWLEKLASEQRIMTPSIVVKREVYETLGGFDQRLICSEDWEMWVRIAVHYPVWYETEPLAVYRMHPDSNTGRHVRTGEDMRYTCEAIDIFTAYLPDEIAYRVSRQAKETYAFSALEMAYSLFVRGDIPATFIQMREAIRLSSSFRVIRQIVKLLGTIGMSSMKKIIMGGKTHH
- a CDS encoding Gfo/Idh/MocA family oxidoreductase, which gives rise to MVSSQEMVKVALIGCGAVSQKYYAPALQALEKSRLLQVKVLYDPNEDSLAHLLQNFPEACCVRDLSQISALGIDLAIIASPPRYHARQALELLRTGIAVLCEKPIAGTVAEAQAMIETAAKTSTVLAVGLFRRFFPATQAIHKILSGQILGEIESFDFSEGGYFRWPVKSPAYFKKDTSQGGVLMDIGVHLLDLMQWWFGEPAEIFYADDAMGGVEVNCWLHCKFAQGFTGKIRLSRDCQLPNRYLIRCSKGWIMWEVNNAGTIKLGFTGAQLALKSKIYQTNPGKPDLTADKPCYNFEQSFASQIINVVDALQGKQSLLVPAEEGIKSLKLIEYCYQHRHLMHTPWLNERELITARLLNQQS